The following are from one region of the Salmo trutta chromosome 20, fSalTru1.1, whole genome shotgun sequence genome:
- the LOC115155791 gene encoding T-cell surface antigen CD2, producing MSVVTLISLILLSLGFAGAEECTMYAAVGKNKVIDHGLELLGQSFHLRWTHDSKIVYDTRKNTEPKPQTTPNGSLLLTNLQLNNTGSYQVTIYDNMGKLVLDKTTRLCVLLPVFKPRLTHTCTDASVSLRCDVGNSVDVNVVWSHNRQTLPGSTDKTLTITKAMLKPVDRYVCTVSNKASEEKSDDVNPECTEDSSSTVLLFGMKLWLMVVILAGGGGLLLILIVITLVCVCQSRRRRASRIKEEEEMRLAPLTQPTRQASLHHHPPKSQSRTRTKNRTPSQATQNSRPLPLPRSPQPEPDDAPPIPIPRRTGPRNHRS from the exons ATGTCAGTGGTGACGCTGATatctctcattctcctctctctgGGGTTTGCAG GTGCTGAGGAGTGTACTATGTACGCTGCTGTTGGAAAGAACAAGGTGATTGACCATGGCCTGGAGTTGCTTGGACAGTCATTTCATTTACGGTGGACCCATGACTCTAAGATAGTTTACGACACCAGGAAGAATACTGAGCCGAAACCCCAGACCACACCGAATGGTTCTCTGTTACTAACTAACCTACAGCTGAATAATACAGGGTCTTACCAGGTCACCATCTACGACAACATGGGAAAACTCGTGTTAGACAAAACAACTCGCCTGTGTGTGCTCT TGCCTGTGTTTAAGCCACGTCTGACACACACCTGTACTGATGCATCTGTCAGTCTGAGGTGTGATGTGGGGAACTCTGTGGATGTTAATGTGGTGTGGAGCCATAACAGACAAACACTGCCAGGATCCACTGACAAAACTCTGACAATAACCAAGGCAATGCTCAAACCTGTCGACCGCTACGTGTGTACAGTGAGTAACAAAGCGAGTGAAGAGAAGAGTGACGATGTTAACCCTGAATGTACAG AGGATTCTTCCTCTACAGTGCTTTTGTTTGGGATGAAGCTATGGCTGATGGTGGTGATTCTGGCTGGTGGAGGTGGTCTGCTTCTCATCCTCATCGTCATCACCTTGGTGTGTGTCTGCCAGAGCCGCAGGCGGCGCGCGAGTCGCATAAAAG aggaggaggagatgagactTGCGCCCCTCACCCAGCCCACGCGTCAAGCATCCCTCCACCATCACCCACCCAAGTCCCAGAGCCGAACCCGGACGAAAAACAGAACTCCGTCGCAGGCCACCCAAAACTCCAGACCCCTGCCTCTACCCAGGTCTCCACAGCCTGAACCAGATGATGCTCCGCCCATACCAATTCCCAGGCGGACAGGACCCAGGAACCACAGGAGCtag